The following are encoded together in the Phragmites australis chromosome 19, lpPhrAust1.1, whole genome shotgun sequence genome:
- the LOC133900533 gene encoding uncharacterized protein LOC133900533 isoform X2, translating to MENPIASCADLETSTDRSMALSSPALPGTDSVAPNSAWILLDQEAYIDVEDRENATTAEVRTSSGQSVKVSFFAAEPPRLSHFCVHCPGLTTTFDFLGWPCILHSVDNLALIRVAFAFNTEYFFYRAGRGRRPSLEHLRDIGSYLSKVPFVPSIGILPCGAGDDFVLAALGFTLVAGQCELHIFRSERGTWTRNILPGKHRLNIEKVIVLGDGKLGFVDMWKEILVCDVLKENPTTSFIPLPKLLPNNQSDDHMCFARMFRDVVACMDGSIKCVEVEACSRCVIHIVPKVSSRRMIHDELLADVSNTDVLHDSDLMPDCVADIEVEDTEEEDYEYLGWRIISWSRAHSSTCWRKESLFHADDIRVNNPIHNAMLGDLGGSGAHLKLKDLFISVPTVSMDDSSALYLISKVDPTDQELCVLMVDMGKKTLEEFSPVLTQRPDFFKPTCIPCALSKYLNTDSDGTQVGGKNASWPTSSTLQPTKESFTECITPSDHYPRAQYYSDYRQQQQAQEVGCPLPPITPFEAYYRQEQPRQSPPLSWSRSALQPTEESFNKDYGGYHYGPPHAFYQQEQPRAGALIDVTRIGGKNASQSASSTLQPLPLSEGSDNNIAAVSGCKKIFKGANLCKEEKSQEVKPRKFIQFGSMPPQEII from the exons ATGGAAAATCCGATCGCCTCCTGCGCCGACCTCGAGACATCGACCGATCGATCCATGGCCTTGTCCTCACCCGCCCTACCGGGCACGGATTCTGTTGCTCCCAACTCCGCCTGGATCCTCCTCGACCAGGAGGCGTACATCGACGTCGAGGATCGCGAGAACGCGACCACAGCTGAGGTCCGGACGAGCTCGGGGCAATCCGTCAAGGTGTCCTTCTTCGCCGCCGAACCGCCGCGCCTCTCCCACTTCTGCGTCCACTGCCCCGGCCTGACGACGACATTCGACTTCCTCGGGTGGCCGTGCATCCTCCACTCGGTCGACAACCTCGCCCTCATCCGCGTCGCCTTCGCCTTCAATACCGAGTACTTCTTCTACCGGGCTGGGCGTGGACGGCGGCCGTCGCTGGAACATCTCCGGGACATCGGCAGCTATCTCTCTAAAGTGCCGTTCGTGCCCTCCATTGGCATCCTGCCCTGCGGCGCCGGCGACGACTTCGTCCTGGCCGCTCTCGGCTTCACGTTGGTCGCTGGGCAGTGTGAGCTCCATATCTTCCGGTCCGAGCGGGGCACATGGACCAGGAACATACTGCCCGGAAAACACCGACTTAACATAGAGAAGGTGATCGTGCTGGGAGATGGCAAGCTGGGTTTTGTTGACATGTGGAAGGAAATTCTGGTCTGCGACGTGCTCAAGGAGAACCCCACGACCAGTTTCATTCCGTTGCCGAAGTTGCTTCCCAACAACCAGTCCGACGACCATATGTGTTTTGCACGGATGTTTCGTGATGTCGTCGCTTGCATGGACGGTTCCATCAAGTGCGTCGAGGTGGAGGCTTGTTCGCGATGTGTCATCCATATAGTACCTAAGGTTTCAAGCAGACGCATGATCCATGATGAGTTACTTGCTGATGTATCAAACACGGATGTACTCCACGATTCGGATTTGATGCCGGATTGCGTAGCCGACATTGAAGTGGAGGACACAGAAGAGGAGGACTATGAGTATCTCGGTTGGAGGATCATCTCATGGAGCAGGGCACATTCTTCCACTTGTTGGCGCAAGGAGTCTCTGTTTCATGCCGATGACATCCGTGTAAACAACCCGATTCATAATGCCATGTTGGGTGATCTTGGAGGTAGCGGTGCTCATTTGAAATTGAAGGACCTGTTCATATCTGTCCCCACCGTTAGCATGGATGATAGCAGCGCTCTCTACCTCATCTCCAAGGTGGATCCAACAGACCAAGAGTTATGCGTGCTGATGGTTGATATGGGGAAGAAGACACTCGAAGAATTTTCACCAGTTCTCACCCAAAGACCAGATTTTTTCAAACCAACCTGCATCCCCTGTGCCTTGTCAAAATATCTGAATACAGATTCAG ATGGAACTCAGGTTGGTGGGAAGAATGCTTCCTGGCCGACCTCTTCTACTCTTCAGCCAACCAAGGAAAGCTTCACCGAGTGCATTACACCCAGCGATCACTATCCACGTGCCCAGTACTATAGTGATTAccgccagcagcagcaggcgcAAGAAGTAGGATGCCCATTACCCCCTATTACCCCCTTTGAGGCCTACTACCGGCAGGAGCAGCCACGGCAATCACCACCGCTGTCGTGGTCGAGATCTGCTCTTCAG CCAACTGAGGAAAGCTTTAATAAGGACTATGGTGGTTACCATTACGGTCCCCCTCATGCCTTCTACCAGCAGGAGCAGCCGCGAGCAGGAGCACTAATTG ATGTAACTCGCATTGGTGGAAAAAATGCTTCCCAGTCGGCCTCTTCTACTCTTCAG CCTTTACCGCTAAGCGAGGGAAGTGACAACAATATCGCTGCTGTTTCtgggtgcaagaaaatattcaaGGGTGCTAATTTGTGCAAAGAAGAGAAGAGCCAAGAAGTGAAGCCAAGGAAGTTTATTCAATTTGGTTCTATGCCACCTCAAGAGATAATCTAA
- the LOC133900533 gene encoding uncharacterized protein LOC133900533 isoform X1, with product MENPIASCADLETSTDRSMALSSPALPGTDSVAPNSAWILLDQEAYIDVEDRENATTAEVRTSSGQSVKVSFFAAEPPRLSHFCVHCPGLTTTFDFLGWPCILHSVDNLALIRVAFAFNTEYFFYRAGRGRRPSLEHLRDIGSYLSKVPFVPSIGILPCGAGDDFVLAALGFTLVAGQCELHIFRSERGTWTRNILPGKHRLNIEKVIVLGDGKLGFVDMWKEILVCDVLKENPTTSFIPLPKLLPNNQSDDHMCFARMFRDVVACMDGSIKCVEVEACSRCVIHIVPKVSSRRMIHDELLADVSNTDVLHDSDLMPDCVADIEVEDTEEEDYEYLGWRIISWSRAHSSTCWRKESLFHADDIRVNNPIHNAMLGDLGGSGAHLKLKDLFISVPTVSMDDSSALYLISKVDPTDQELCVLMVDMGKKTLEEFSPVLTQRPDFFKPTCIPCALSKYLNTDSDGTQVGGKNASWPTSSTLQPTKESFTECITPSDHYPRAQYYSDYRQQQQAQEVGCPLPPITPFEAYYRQEQPRQSPPLSWSRSALQPLQPTEESFNKDYGGYHYGPPHAFYQQEQPRAGALIDVTRIGGKNASQSASSTLQPLPLSEGSDNNIAAVSGCKKIFKGANLCKEEKSQEVKPRKFIQFGSMPPQEII from the exons ATGGAAAATCCGATCGCCTCCTGCGCCGACCTCGAGACATCGACCGATCGATCCATGGCCTTGTCCTCACCCGCCCTACCGGGCACGGATTCTGTTGCTCCCAACTCCGCCTGGATCCTCCTCGACCAGGAGGCGTACATCGACGTCGAGGATCGCGAGAACGCGACCACAGCTGAGGTCCGGACGAGCTCGGGGCAATCCGTCAAGGTGTCCTTCTTCGCCGCCGAACCGCCGCGCCTCTCCCACTTCTGCGTCCACTGCCCCGGCCTGACGACGACATTCGACTTCCTCGGGTGGCCGTGCATCCTCCACTCGGTCGACAACCTCGCCCTCATCCGCGTCGCCTTCGCCTTCAATACCGAGTACTTCTTCTACCGGGCTGGGCGTGGACGGCGGCCGTCGCTGGAACATCTCCGGGACATCGGCAGCTATCTCTCTAAAGTGCCGTTCGTGCCCTCCATTGGCATCCTGCCCTGCGGCGCCGGCGACGACTTCGTCCTGGCCGCTCTCGGCTTCACGTTGGTCGCTGGGCAGTGTGAGCTCCATATCTTCCGGTCCGAGCGGGGCACATGGACCAGGAACATACTGCCCGGAAAACACCGACTTAACATAGAGAAGGTGATCGTGCTGGGAGATGGCAAGCTGGGTTTTGTTGACATGTGGAAGGAAATTCTGGTCTGCGACGTGCTCAAGGAGAACCCCACGACCAGTTTCATTCCGTTGCCGAAGTTGCTTCCCAACAACCAGTCCGACGACCATATGTGTTTTGCACGGATGTTTCGTGATGTCGTCGCTTGCATGGACGGTTCCATCAAGTGCGTCGAGGTGGAGGCTTGTTCGCGATGTGTCATCCATATAGTACCTAAGGTTTCAAGCAGACGCATGATCCATGATGAGTTACTTGCTGATGTATCAAACACGGATGTACTCCACGATTCGGATTTGATGCCGGATTGCGTAGCCGACATTGAAGTGGAGGACACAGAAGAGGAGGACTATGAGTATCTCGGTTGGAGGATCATCTCATGGAGCAGGGCACATTCTTCCACTTGTTGGCGCAAGGAGTCTCTGTTTCATGCCGATGACATCCGTGTAAACAACCCGATTCATAATGCCATGTTGGGTGATCTTGGAGGTAGCGGTGCTCATTTGAAATTGAAGGACCTGTTCATATCTGTCCCCACCGTTAGCATGGATGATAGCAGCGCTCTCTACCTCATCTCCAAGGTGGATCCAACAGACCAAGAGTTATGCGTGCTGATGGTTGATATGGGGAAGAAGACACTCGAAGAATTTTCACCAGTTCTCACCCAAAGACCAGATTTTTTCAAACCAACCTGCATCCCCTGTGCCTTGTCAAAATATCTGAATACAGATTCAG ATGGAACTCAGGTTGGTGGGAAGAATGCTTCCTGGCCGACCTCTTCTACTCTTCAGCCAACCAAGGAAAGCTTCACCGAGTGCATTACACCCAGCGATCACTATCCACGTGCCCAGTACTATAGTGATTAccgccagcagcagcaggcgcAAGAAGTAGGATGCCCATTACCCCCTATTACCCCCTTTGAGGCCTACTACCGGCAGGAGCAGCCACGGCAATCACCACCGCTGTCGTGGTCGAGATCTGCTCTTCAG CCTTTGCAGCCAACTGAGGAAAGCTTTAATAAGGACTATGGTGGTTACCATTACGGTCCCCCTCATGCCTTCTACCAGCAGGAGCAGCCGCGAGCAGGAGCACTAATTG ATGTAACTCGCATTGGTGGAAAAAATGCTTCCCAGTCGGCCTCTTCTACTCTTCAG CCTTTACCGCTAAGCGAGGGAAGTGACAACAATATCGCTGCTGTTTCtgggtgcaagaaaatattcaaGGGTGCTAATTTGTGCAAAGAAGAGAAGAGCCAAGAAGTGAAGCCAAGGAAGTTTATTCAATTTGGTTCTATGCCACCTCAAGAGATAATCTAA
- the LOC133899868 gene encoding tRNA-uridine aminocarboxypropyltransferase A-like, whose product MHFDPLPVPSDADDEDAAAAVPPGRSVCHTGCGRPSRVCLCPHLPPSPLPTSTTVVILHHPHAHRRNPLSTLPLLARSLSNLHLLPGRRLVPSSTPLLPPPSPNPVLLLYPSPAASDLASWCRSTPPSARASPTLLLLDGTWKQSKEMHSASLPFLSSFAVPVALPVDSGVDGDSMFESELVVRKEPHKGCMSTMEAVARALRLLEPEGKGKEIEEVMVGVLRAMVAFQTEHLQHRTVKPRIKMRKKKELKREEGMKRNAGLI is encoded by the coding sequence ATGCACTTCGATCCACTCCCTGTCCCCTCCGACGCcgacgacgaggacgccgccgccgccgttcctCCCGGCCGCTCCGTCTGCCACACCGGCTGCGGCCGCCCGTCCCGCGTCTGCCTCTGCCCGCACCTGCCTCCCTCCCCGCtccccacctccaccaccgtcGTCATCCTCCACCACCCGCACGCCCACCGCCGCAACCCGCTCTCCACCCTCCCCCTCCTCGCGCGCTCCCTCTCcaacctccacctcctccccggccgccgcctcgTCCCCTCCTCCACCCCGCTcctgccccctccctccccgaacCCCGTCCTCCTGCTCTACCCCTCGCCCGCCGCCTCCGACCTCGCCTCCTGGTGCCGATCCACGCCTCCCTCCGCGCGAGCCAgccccaccctcctcctcctcgacggcaCATGGAAACAGTCCAAGGAGATGCACTCCGCCAGCCTTCCGTTCCTGTCGTCATTCGCCGTCCCCGTTGCGCTGCCTGTCGACAGCGGCGTGGACGGGGACAGCATGTTCGAGTCGGAGCTCGTAGTGAGGAAGGAGCCGCACAAGGGGTGCATGAGCACTATGGAGGCCGTTGCGAGGGCGCTGCGGCTGCTAGAGCCAGAGGGGAAGGGCAAGGAGATTGAGGAGGTCATGGTCGGGGTGCTCCGAGCGATGGTCGCCTTCCAGACCGAGCATTTGCAGCACCGTACGGTGAAACCCAGAAtaaagatgaggaagaagaaggaactCAAGAGGGAGGAGGGCATGAAGAGGAATGCTGGATTGATCTGA
- the LOC133900532 gene encoding phosphatidylinositol 4-phosphate 5-kinase 6-like, with protein sequence MNQLPAPASRLWEESLRKLHTIRRGGSVVPAAVPVDGVSTGDAITPGASTLFASSSTSNTIYRYNDDEEDGEDSDSATEGDDTDAGDDDEPSHTEQLMPSGDFYQGDLRGDLPHGAGKFLWTDGSMYEGSWRRGRASGRGKFSWPSGATYEGDLAGGFMHGHGTYIGEFGDTFEGLWANNLRHGRGTQAYANGDVYDGHWRDGLQDGHGRYIWRHGHEYIGTWKAGEMHGCGTVIWADGDRYDGAWEDAKPKGQGTFRWADGGMFIGTWFQESGAMHAKGVYYPPSGGPAVPAPREPCEAITSLLEELEVCEGKTVSLMPWQKILTWPGVEAVLKKPVWRPPEVSADQGRRSSVHRISSVSSDLDSLADGEDGEETRTDRSWLRTPSCMRAPPRPGKKQGETISKGHKNYELMLNLQLGIRHAVGRQSAPTSLELKSSAFDPKEKVWTRFPPEGSKHTPPHQSCDFRWKDYCPLVFRTLRKLFDVDPADYMISICGDDALRELSSPGKSGSFFYLTNDDKYMIKTMKKSEVKVLLRMLPAYYKHVRAFENTLVTRFFGLHCVKLTGAIQKKVRFVIMGNLFCSNYAIHRRFDLKGSSHGRMTDKPIDQISEHTTLKDLDLNFIFRLGGCWFQEFCRQVDKDCELLEQERIMDYSLLVGVHFKGRCKDISNADNGTAHTTAEDSEQDRKAPLKLGICMPSRVENVVRNPDSDSLLIGEPTGEFQDVILFFGIIDILQDYDISKKLEHAYKSMQYDPNSISAVDPKQYCKRFRDFIYKAFTEDVQ encoded by the exons ATGAACCAGCTCCCTGCCCCGGCCAGCCGGCTGTGGGAGGAGAGCCTCCGCAAACTCCACACCATCCGCCGCGGTGGCTCCGTCGTGCCCGCCGCGGTGCCGGTCGACGGCGTCTCCACCGGCGACGCCATCACGCCCGGCGCTAGCACACTCTTCGCCAGCTCCTCGACGTCCAACACCATCTACCGGTACAACGACGATGAAGAGGACGGTGAAGACAGTGACAGCGCCACCGAGGGCGATGACAcggacgccggcgacgacgatgagCCCAGCCACACCGAGCAGCTGATGCCCAGCGGGGACTTCTACCAGGGCGACCTGCGCGGAGACCTCCCGCACGGCGCGGGCAAGTTCCTCTGGACGGACGGCAGCATGTACGAGGGCTCCTGGCGCCGCGGCCGCGCGTCGGGGCGCGGCAAGTTCTCGTGGCCGTCGGGCGCCACCTACGAGGGCGACCTCGCCGGCGGGTTCATGCATGGGCACGGCACCTACATTGGCGAGTTCGGGGACACCTTCGAGGGGCTGTGGGCCAACAACCTCAGGCACGGCCGCGGCACGCAGGCGTACGCCAACGGCGACGTGTACGACGGTCACTGGCGCGACGGCCTGCAGGACGGGCACGGCCGCTACATCTGGCGCCACGGCCACGAGTACATCGGCACCTGGAAGGCCGGCGAGATGCACGGGTGCGGGACGGTGATTTGGGCGGACGGCGACCGGTACGACGGCGCGTGGGAGGACGCCAAGCCCAAGGGCCAGGGGACATTCCGGTGGGCCGACGGGGGCATGTTCATTGGCACGTGGTTTCAGGAGTCCGGCGCGATGCACGCCAAGGGCGTGTACTACCCGCCGTCCGGTGGCCCTGCGGTGCCCGCGCCTCGTGAGCCCTGTGAGGCGATCACGTCGCTGCTCGAGGAGCTTGAGGTGTGCGAGGGGAAGACAGTGTCGCTGATGCCGTGGCAGAAGATACTGACGTGGCCCGGAGTGGAGGCCGTGCTGAAGAAGCCGGTGTGGCGGCCGCCGGAGGTTAGCGCTGACCAAGGGAGGAGGTCGAGCGTGCACAGAATAAGTAGCGTGTCGTCCGACCTGGACAGCCTGGCCGATGGTGAGGACGGCGAGGAGACTCGGACGGACAGGTCATGGTTGCGGACGCCGTCGTGCATGCGCGCGCCGCCGAGGCCAGGAAAGAAGCAGGGGGAGACGATATCGAAGGGGCACAAGAACTACGAGCTCATGCTCAACTTACAGCTTGGCATCAG GCATGCTGTTGGAAGGCAGTCAGCACCAACTTCGCTGGAGCTTAAATCATCAGCATTTGATCCAAAAGAGAAGGTGTGGACAAGATTTCCTCCTGAAGGATCGAAGCATACTCCTCCTCACCAATCATGTGATTTTCGGTGGAAGGACTACTGCCCTCTGGTTTTCAG GACTTTGCGTAAGCTCTTCGATGTCGACCCTGCAGATTACATGATCTCCATCTGCGGTGATGATGCACTCAGGGAACTTTCATCGCCTGGTAAAAGTGGAAGTTTCTTTTACCTCACCAATGATGACAAGTACATGATCAAAACAATGAAGAAATCGGAAGTTAAA GTACTTCTTAGGATGCTTCCAGCCTATTATAAACATGTCCGTGCTTTTGAAAATACTCTAGTAACTAGATTTTTCGGTCTGCACTGTGTTAAACTAACAGGAGCTATTCAGAAAAAG GTTCGCTTTGTTATAATGGGGAATCTTTTCTGCTCCAACTATGCAATCCACAGGCGCTTCGATTTGAAAGGATCTTCACATGGTCGCATGACAGATAAACCCATTGATCAAATTAGCGAGCATACCACCTTGAAGGATCTTGATCTTAATTTCATTTTCCGGCTAGGAGGATGTTGGTTTCAAGAATTCTGCAG GCAAGTGGACAAAGATTGTGAATTACTGGAGCAGGAGAGGATCATGGATTATAGTCTTTTGGTTGGTGTTCACTTCAAGGGCAGATGCAAAGATAT CAGCAATGCTGACAATGGAACAGCTCATACTACCGCTGAAGATTCTGAACAAGATAG AAAAGCACCATTAAAACTAGGAATTTGCATGCCCTCAAGGGTGGAGAACGTAGTGAGGAATCCTGATAGTGATTCTTTGCTCATTGGTGAGCCCACAGGTGAATTCCAGGATGTCATCTTGTTCTTTGGAATCATTGACATCCTACAAGACTATGATATTAGTAAGAAGCTCGAGCACGCTTACAAATCCATGCAGTATGATCCCAACTCCATATCGGCTGTTGACCCGAAGCAATACTGCAAGCGATTCAGAGACTTCATTTATAAGGCTTTCACTGAAGATGTACAGTAA